The genomic window TCCGGAGATGCCGCTGTCCATCGAGATCAAGCAGGTCACGCCCAGCCTGGGGGTTCCGTTCTGCCGGGCGCTGCGTGTGGCCGGGGCCACCGGGCGGGTGATCGTGTCCAGCTTCAGCGACGTGGCCATGCAGGAGTTCCGCGCCGCGTGCCCCGAGGTGATCACGAGCATGACCGAGCGGGAACTGCGCCCGCTGGTGCTGCTGAGCAAGATCGGGCTGGCGGGTCTGGCGCCGCTGCCCGGCCGGTCGGCGCAGGTGCCGCTGCGCGCGGGCGGGATCGAGGTGGTCACGCCCGCGTTCGTGAAGGCCATGCACCGCCGGGGCGTGTCCGTGCAGGTCTGGACCATCAACGATGAGGCCACGATGCGCCGCCTGATCGCCATGGGCGTGGACGGCATCCTGACCGACGATCCGGTGCTGCTGGGGCGGGTGCTTGCCGGGACAGGTCAGGCGGGGCCAGCAGGACAATAAAACCAGCAGAACAAGCAAACACGGAGCGGAACCCGCAGGCTCCGCTCCGTCATGCCCTCCGGGTCCGGATCAGTTCCAGTTCACCGCGCCGTAGGTCTGCTCGCGGGCCGGGCCGCAGGAGAAGATCACGACCGGACAGTTCACGGTCTCCTCGATCAGGTCCAGATAGGCCTGGGCCTCCTTGGGCAGCGTGGCGCGGCTGTCCGCGCCGTCGGTGGTGGTCCAGCCGGGCATGTTCCGGTAGACCGGCTGACCGTCGGCGTCATAGCCCACGCATACGGGAATGGTGTCCAGGCCCGCCAGGATGTCCATCTTGTTGATGACCAGACCGTCGAGGCCGTTGACGTCCACGGCGTATTTCAGCAGCGCCAGGTCCAACCAGCCCACCCGGCGCGGGCGGCCGGTGGTCGTGCCGAACTCGTCCCAGGGCTTGCTGCCGTCGCCGCGCAGGCGCAGGATCTCGTCTGCCCCCGAGACCTCGGTGACGAAGGGACCATGCCCGACGCGGGTGTTGAAGGCCTTGGCGACGCCGTACACCTTGTGCAGCGCCTTGTGGTTGACGCCCGCGCCGACCAGGATGCCGCCCACGGTGGGGTGGGAGCTGGTCACGAAGGGGTAGGTGCCATAGTTCAGGTCCAGCAGCGTGGCCTGGGCGCCCTCGAATAGCACGTTGCGGCCCTCGGTGATGGCTTGGCGCAGCTGCGCTCCGGTGTCCTGCACGAAGGGCAGCAGCGCCTCGCGGGTGGGGGCCAGGGCGTCCAGGGCCACCTCCACGCTGGTCCAGCCCGCGTCGCGGGTGCTGTTGGGCTTGGCCTCCAGCAGCCGTTCCAGGCGCTCGCGCAGCACGCTGTCGTCGGCCAGATCGCCGAAGCGCAGGCCCACGCGCCGGGCGCGGTCGGCGTAGGCCGGGCCGATGCCGCGCCCGGTGGTGCCCACGAAATCCTTGCGGCCGTCCACATACTTGTGGTGTGGCAGCACCAGATGGGCGCGGTCACTGATGCGCAGTTCCGGGCTCAGACCCGCGTTCAGCAGGTTCTGGCGTTCTTCCAGGAACTTGTCGGCATCGATCACCATGCCGTCGCCCAGGATGCTCACTGCCCCGGGATGCAGCACGCCGCTGGGCAGCAGGTTCAGCTTGAAGGTCTGACCCTTGGCCGTGACCGTGTGCCCGGCATTCGCGCCGCCCTGAAAACGCACCACGTATTCCGCTTGCGGAGCCAGGAAATCGGTGATCTTTCCCTTGCCCTCGTCGCCCCACTGCGCCCCTAAAATTGCAATTCCAGGCATCTCAGCCCTCCGGCCATGCGCGCAGACTTGTTCTTTGTTGCCGGATGACAAAAAAAACACGGCGCACGGCACCGTGCCTCAGCTTAGTGGATGGCGGTGGCAAGGGGGTGAGGTTGTGTAGGGGTAGGGAAGGAGTGGGGGCACGCGGGGTGAGGGGGGGGGGCAGCGCTACTCCCCCGTCAGCGTCAGCACCAGCCGCCGCGCGCCGCCGCTGTCACGGTGTTCGCACAGGTACAGGCCCTGCCACGTGCCCAGGGCCAGCCGTCCCTGCCGCACCGGGAGGCTCAGGCTGGCGCCCAGCACACTCGCCTTGATGTGCGCGGCCATGTCG from Deinococcus aerophilus includes these protein-coding regions:
- a CDS encoding adenylosuccinate synthase; this encodes MPGIAILGAQWGDEGKGKITDFLAPQAEYVVRFQGGANAGHTVTAKGQTFKLNLLPSGVLHPGAVSILGDGMVIDADKFLEERQNLLNAGLSPELRISDRAHLVLPHHKYVDGRKDFVGTTGRGIGPAYADRARRVGLRFGDLADDSVLRERLERLLEAKPNSTRDAGWTSVEVALDALAPTREALLPFVQDTGAQLRQAITEGRNVLFEGAQATLLDLNYGTYPFVTSSHPTVGGILVGAGVNHKALHKVYGVAKAFNTRVGHGPFVTEVSGADEILRLRGDGSKPWDEFGTTTGRPRRVGWLDLALLKYAVDVNGLDGLVINKMDILAGLDTIPVCVGYDADGQPVYRNMPGWTTTDGADSRATLPKEAQAYLDLIEETVNCPVVIFSCGPAREQTYGAVNWN
- a CDS encoding glycerophosphodiester phosphodiesterase; translated protein: MKKRTRGRGGLLGLAVAGVLAGCGRTPQAEQPQPFITGRVWNVAHQGGELLWPSNTMLAFRNAAKLGVDMLDTDMHATKDGVLVLAHDETLDRLTDTQGRIADLTLAEVRAADAGYTLSPDGGQTFPFRAQGVQVATLSEVLSEFPEMPLSIEIKQVTPSLGVPFCRALRVAGATGRVIVSSFSDVAMQEFRAACPEVITSMTERELRPLVLLSKIGLAGLAPLPGRSAQVPLRAGGIEVVTPAFVKAMHRRGVSVQVWTINDEATMRRLIAMGVDGILTDDPVLLGRVLAGTGQAGPAGQ